Proteins encoded by one window of Nisaea sediminum:
- a CDS encoding DUF1365 domain-containing protein — MDGGAERIAPTSCLYRGAVMHARLLPFRHRFVYRVFSMLVDLDELDGLSGELRFFSRNRFNLFSYFDRDHGSRDGTPVADWVHDQLQAAGLELDEGRITTHCFPRILGFVFNPLTIYFCHRRDGRLLAVLYEVKNTFGQQHCYLIPVEDGHEPGNAILQSCDKGFYVSPFIGMQSTYRFRLKDPGEKLSILIRQETPAGETLVATHTGRREELSDGTILRMAALYPLLTVKVVAGIHWEALKLWIKGAVFHERPAEPDRAVTVIGKSSTGRRAA; from the coding sequence ATGGACGGCGGGGCCGAAAGGATCGCCCCAACGTCCTGCCTCTATCGCGGGGCGGTCATGCATGCGCGCCTGCTGCCTTTCCGGCATCGCTTCGTCTACCGCGTGTTCTCGATGCTGGTGGATCTCGACGAACTCGACGGACTTTCCGGCGAGCTGCGGTTCTTCTCGCGCAACCGCTTCAACCTGTTCTCCTATTTCGACAGGGACCACGGCAGCCGCGACGGCACGCCGGTGGCGGACTGGGTCCACGACCAGCTCCAGGCCGCAGGCCTCGAATTAGATGAAGGTCGCATCACAACACATTGTTTTCCAAGAATTCTCGGTTTCGTCTTCAATCCCCTGACGATCTATTTCTGCCATCGTCGGGACGGGCGCCTGCTGGCCGTGCTTTACGAGGTGAAGAACACGTTCGGACAGCAGCATTGCTACCTGATCCCGGTCGAAGACGGGCACGAGCCGGGGAACGCGATCCTGCAAAGCTGCGACAAGGGCTTCTACGTCTCGCCATTCATCGGGATGCAGTCGACATACCGCTTCCGCCTGAAGGATCCCGGGGAAAAACTCTCGATCCTGATCCGTCAGGAAACGCCGGCGGGTGAAACCCTGGTCGCGACCCATACAGGACGCCGTGAAGAACTCTCCGACGGCACGATCCTCAGGATGGCGGCCCTCTATCCGCTGCTCACCGTCAAGGTCGTTGCCGGCATCCACTGGGAGGCCCTGAAGCTCTGGATCAAGGGCGCGGTCTTCCACGAGCGGCCGGCGGAACCGGATCGCGCGGTAACCGTCATCGGCAAGTCATCCACCGGTCGGCGAGCAGCGTAA
- a CDS encoding cryptochrome/photolyase family protein codes for MSEKPILVWFRQDLRLSDNPALTAAVDSGAPVLPVYILDDKTPGKWAPGGASRWWLHHSLAALAERLEKRGGALHLVRSRDATETIRDLARKSDAAAVYWNRCYEPFAIARDTKLKQALKTDGIDTESFNASLLFEPWEVKTKSGTAPKVFSPYWRALRALGDPPAPHPAPDEIRGADFAPKSDRLEDWNLLPTKPDWAAGFNSHWKPGEASAQSRLDWFLETALDDYTDGRNFPAKPSVSRLSPHLHFGEIGPRQIWHRTLAFCHAEGRNPFSGSAEHFLKELVWREFSHSLLYHNPDLPEACLKPEFENFPWEKSDKALRAWQRGQTGIPIVDAGMRELWQTGYMHNRVRMICASFLIKHLMVDWRAGEAWFWNTLLDADLANNAASWQWVAGSGADAAPYFRIFNPVLQGEKFDPDGVYTRRWVPELANVPDRYLQKPWEAPGNLAPAYPAPIVDLAAGRERALAAYKDLGNAEPEKSVAWG; via the coding sequence TTGTCCGAAAAACCAATCCTCGTCTGGTTCCGTCAGGATCTGCGGCTGAGCGACAATCCGGCTCTGACGGCCGCTGTAGACTCCGGCGCGCCGGTTCTCCCTGTCTACATTCTGGACGATAAAACGCCGGGCAAATGGGCGCCGGGCGGCGCATCGCGCTGGTGGCTGCATCACAGCCTTGCCGCCCTGGCCGAAAGACTGGAAAAGCGCGGCGGCGCACTCCATCTCGTCCGATCACGAGACGCAACCGAAACGATCCGTGACCTCGCGCGGAAATCCGATGCAGCGGCGGTGTACTGGAATCGCTGCTACGAGCCGTTCGCCATCGCGCGCGATACGAAGCTGAAACAGGCCCTGAAGACCGATGGGATCGACACCGAGAGCTTCAATGCCTCTCTTCTGTTCGAACCCTGGGAAGTGAAGACCAAGTCCGGCACGGCGCCGAAGGTCTTCTCGCCCTATTGGCGCGCCCTACGTGCACTCGGAGATCCGCCAGCACCGCACCCCGCGCCCGACGAAATACGTGGCGCCGATTTTGCTCCGAAAAGCGACAGGCTCGAAGATTGGAACCTGCTGCCGACAAAGCCCGACTGGGCGGCCGGGTTCAATAGTCACTGGAAGCCCGGCGAGGCCTCCGCGCAATCCCGGCTCGACTGGTTCCTCGAAACCGCGCTGGACGATTATACGGACGGCCGCAATTTCCCAGCGAAGCCCTCCGTTTCGCGTCTTTCCCCGCATCTCCATTTCGGCGAGATCGGGCCGAGGCAGATCTGGCACCGCACCCTCGCCTTTTGCCATGCCGAGGGCCGCAATCCCTTTTCGGGATCGGCGGAGCATTTCCTGAAGGAACTGGTCTGGCGCGAATTTTCCCATTCGCTGCTCTACCACAATCCGGATCTTCCCGAGGCATGCCTCAAGCCCGAGTTCGAGAACTTCCCCTGGGAGAAATCGGACAAAGCGCTCCGGGCATGGCAGCGCGGGCAGACCGGCATTCCCATCGTCGATGCGGGGATGCGCGAACTCTGGCAGACCGGCTACATGCACAACCGGGTGCGGATGATCTGCGCCTCCTTCCTGATCAAGCACCTGATGGTGGACTGGCGAGCGGGAGAGGCGTGGTTCTGGAACACCCTGCTGGACGCCGATCTCGCGAACAATGCGGCTTCCTGGCAATGGGTGGCCGGCTCGGGAGCGGATGCCGCACCCTATTTTCGTATCTTCAACCCGGTCCTGCAGGGCGAGAAGTTCGATCCGGACGGCGTCTATACCCGCCGCTGGGTGCCGGAGCTGGCGAACGTGCCCGACCGCTACCTGCAGAAGCCCTGGGAGGCGCCCGGCAACCTGGCGCCTGCCTATCCTGCCCCGATCGTCGATCTCGCCGCCGGTCGCGAGCGTGCCCTCGCCGCTTACAAGGATCTGGGCAATGCAGAACCCGAAAAGTCGGTCGCGTGGGGTTAG
- a CDS encoding cold-shock protein — protein MANGTVKWFNSTKGYGFIEPEDGSNDAFVHITALERSGIASLDEGQRVSFDLVPGQNGKMSAENLKMVS, from the coding sequence ATGGCTAACGGTACTGTTAAATGGTTCAACTCCACCAAGGGTTATGGCTTCATTGAGCCGGAAGATGGCTCGAACGATGCGTTCGTGCATATCACCGCACTTGAGCGCTCCGGCATTGCCAGCCTCGATGAAGGCCAGCGCGTCTCTTTCGATCTGGTCCCGGGCCAGAACGGCAAGATGTCTGCCGAAAACCTGAAGATGGTGAGCTGA
- a CDS encoding GNAT family N-acetyltransferase, translated as MNGLRPLDAFTPEMVGTLRQRIGADPACSLYLETALDATRTGARNRFAHLSDSGGVILAISFDGLDVVSTLGPLDEADYRLLATSGRKELQLAPAHARHLREQLAGRRFRERDAHFYIRPQTAALPEHPANVRRLGPENEVEVAAFMQAHNRETVFSNWMLSGYFCAAFEAGEIVATAGTVITHRASGRANIGNLLTAPGKRGRGFARAALSALIRTLQENGIPDLSLVTTAENRAARALAESLGFKSLERRVQFDVEE; from the coding sequence ATGAACGGGCTTCGACCGCTGGACGCATTTACGCCTGAGATGGTCGGCACGCTGCGGCAGCGAATCGGTGCTGACCCGGCCTGCTCGCTCTATCTGGAAACCGCGCTCGACGCGACGCGGACAGGCGCCCGCAACCGCTTCGCTCATCTTTCGGACAGCGGCGGCGTGATCCTCGCGATCTCGTTCGACGGACTCGATGTTGTATCGACCCTCGGTCCGCTCGACGAGGCGGATTACCGGCTCCTGGCCACCAGCGGACGCAAGGAGCTCCAGCTTGCGCCGGCCCATGCTAGGCACCTGCGTGAACAGCTTGCCGGCCGCCGGTTCAGGGAACGCGACGCTCATTTCTACATCCGCCCGCAAACCGCCGCACTGCCGGAGCATCCCGCAAACGTGCGCCGCCTCGGCCCGGAGAACGAGGTCGAGGTCGCCGCCTTCATGCAGGCTCACAATCGGGAAACGGTATTCTCTAACTGGATGCTGTCGGGATATTTCTGCGCGGCGTTCGAAGCCGGCGAAATCGTTGCAACGGCAGGAACCGTGATCACCCATCGCGCAAGCGGCCGCGCGAATATCGGCAATCTGCTGACGGCTCCTGGAAAGCGCGGGCGCGGTTTTGCCCGTGCCGCGCTTTCGGCCCTGATCCGGACCCTCCAGGAGAACGGGATTCCGGATCTCTCGCTGGTCACGACGGCGGAAAATCGGGCGGCGCGGGCGCTTGCAGAGTCGCTCGGCTTCAAGAGCCTCGAGCGCCGCGTTCAGTTCGATGTGGAGGAATAG
- the pdeM gene encoding ligase-associated DNA damage response endonuclease PdeM, producing MNSEQLLINGVPLVADHSGILYWPEQSLLVVSDLHLEKASSYAARGIPLPPYDTGNTLKRLARVCEIYRPERVICLGDNFHDSNGPERMAETDRQTMIALTRGRDWCWITGNHDPDLADELPGRRSALETLGALTFRHESIPGSAGEISGHFHPSARVKTRQRHLSGRCFAHNGSCLIMPAFGALTGGLSVRDPAIGAILGPSFEILFLGPRRVYRFPSAAAA from the coding sequence ATGAACAGCGAACAGCTCCTGATCAACGGCGTCCCGCTCGTCGCCGACCATAGCGGCATCCTCTATTGGCCGGAGCAATCCCTGCTCGTCGTCTCTGACCTGCATCTGGAGAAAGCGTCGAGCTACGCCGCCCGCGGCATTCCTCTGCCACCCTACGACACTGGCAACACCCTGAAGCGCCTTGCCCGCGTCTGTGAGATCTATCGGCCGGAGCGAGTGATCTGTCTCGGCGACAATTTCCATGACAGCAACGGACCGGAGCGGATGGCGGAGACCGACCGTCAGACGATGATCGCCCTTACCCGCGGGCGAGACTGGTGCTGGATCACCGGCAACCACGACCCGGATCTGGCCGATGAGCTGCCCGGTCGGCGGAGCGCCTTGGAAACCCTCGGCGCCCTAACCTTTCGCCACGAAAGCATCCCCGGAAGTGCCGGAGAGATCAGCGGCCACTTTCATCCGTCCGCGCGGGTGAAAACTCGCCAGCGCCATCTCTCCGGGCGCTGCTTCGCCCATAACGGATCGTGCCTGATCATGCCCGCTTTCGGCGCGCTCACCGGTGGCCTCAGCGTACGCGACCCGGCCATCGGCGCCATTCTCGGCCCCTCGTTCGAGATCCTCTTTCTCGGCCCGCGACGGGTCTACCGGTTCCCGAGCGCCGCCGCCGCGTAA
- a CDS encoding NAD(P)/FAD-dependent oxidoreductase, giving the protein MRIAVVGSGIAGLGTAWLLSSRYQVTVYEANDRLGGHSNSVIVDYDGAAVPVDTGFIVYNEATYPNLIGMFDWLGVKTKPSDMSFSVSVGDGALEYEGSLRGLVAQPANLLKPGYYRMLADVARFFAAAPRLLDEPHDPDITLGAFLKCEGYGDGFLYDHLLPMAAAIWSCPVETMLAFPARSFVRFFVNHGLLKHVNRPQWFTVDGGSRNYVRRLADEIEQRGGQIRTGHPVHRVRRLDTGAMVTEPDGSETFYDQIVIGAHGDEALSMLGDADDAERNLLGCFTYQDNVAVLHRDRSLMPKRRAAWASWNYLAEGRRDMDRAVALTYWMNRLQGIDERLPLFVTMNPLREPDPALEFARFNYTHPVFDSAAVRAQTGLGAIQGNRNTWFCGSYCGYGFHEDGLKAGIAVARSLGITVPWNTTVEPARQDWLARQNSEAAALATGDD; this is encoded by the coding sequence ATGCGAATAGCTGTTGTCGGAAGCGGGATCGCCGGACTTGGCACCGCATGGCTCTTGTCGTCGCGCTATCAGGTGACCGTCTACGAAGCAAATGACCGGCTCGGCGGACACAGCAATTCGGTAATTGTCGATTATGACGGCGCGGCCGTCCCCGTAGATACCGGCTTCATCGTCTACAACGAGGCGACCTACCCGAACCTGATCGGAATGTTCGACTGGCTCGGTGTGAAGACCAAGCCGAGCGACATGTCCTTCAGCGTCTCGGTCGGCGATGGCGCGCTCGAATACGAGGGCTCGCTCCGGGGCCTGGTCGCCCAGCCGGCCAATCTGTTGAAGCCCGGATATTACCGGATGCTGGCCGATGTCGCCCGGTTCTTCGCAGCGGCTCCGCGCCTTCTCGACGAGCCGCACGACCCGGACATCACCCTCGGCGCCTTCCTGAAGTGCGAAGGCTACGGCGACGGTTTCCTCTACGACCACCTACTGCCGATGGCAGCGGCGATCTGGTCCTGCCCGGTCGAGACGATGCTTGCCTTCCCGGCCCGCAGCTTCGTGCGCTTCTTCGTCAATCACGGCCTGCTGAAACATGTGAACCGGCCTCAGTGGTTCACCGTCGATGGCGGTTCGCGCAACTATGTCCGCCGTCTGGCCGACGAGATCGAACAGCGCGGCGGGCAGATCCGCACAGGGCATCCGGTACACCGGGTCCGCCGCCTCGACACGGGCGCCATGGTGACGGAACCGGATGGCTCGGAAACCTTCTACGACCAGATCGTGATCGGCGCCCACGGCGACGAGGCACTGTCGATGCTGGGGGACGCGGACGACGCGGAACGCAACCTGCTCGGCTGCTTTACCTATCAGGACAATGTCGCCGTACTGCACCGCGACCGCAGCCTGATGCCGAAAAGGCGCGCGGCCTGGGCCTCCTGGAACTATCTCGCGGAAGGCCGGCGGGACATGGACCGCGCGGTCGCCCTCACCTACTGGATGAACCGGCTGCAGGGGATCGACGAGCGGCTTCCGCTGTTCGTGACCATGAACCCGCTCCGCGAACCGGATCCCGCGCTCGAATTCGCGCGCTTCAACTACACCCATCCGGTCTTCGACAGTGCTGCCGTGCGTGCCCAAACCGGTCTCGGAGCCATACAGGGAAACCGCAATACCTGGTTCTGCGGCAGCTATTGCGGCTACGGTTTCCACGAGGACGGCCTCAAGGCCGGGATCGCCGTTGCGCGCAGCCTCGGGATCACGGTTCCCTGGAACACCACGGTAGAGCCCGCGCGCCAGGATTGGCTGGCGCGGCAGAACTCCGAGGCGGCCGCCCTTGCCACGGGAGACGATTGA
- a CDS encoding SAM-dependent methyltransferase, with product MTDHKTADYPLPVTGLRPKRTDMLMPWTRALLIMLRAVRIGTLTVHAPNGESYRFEGSDSGPRAEVRLSSDDVSRKLLLGGDVRFGEAYMEGGWDTPDLPALIEFGAQNQRALSRAIDGTRIGRIFKSLQHFANRNTKRGSRRNIAHHYDIGNAFYGKWLDPSMTYSAAVFEPGEDELEPAQRRKYRRIANMLRLEPGQTVLEIGCGWGGFASVAAREYGARVVGLTLSEEQHDYAIERAKREGIADKVSIQLCDYRDVDGRFDHIASIEMFEAVGEKYWPTFFDQVRARLTDTGHAAMQIITIDDEGFETYRRNPDFIQKYIFPGGMLPSVGKLTEHFHASGLECFANDGFGSHYARTLAIWRERFHARWHEIAPLGFDERFRRMWDYYLCYCEGGFRAGHIDVRQIALKHA from the coding sequence ATGACTGATCACAAGACGGCCGACTATCCGCTTCCGGTGACCGGCCTGAGACCGAAACGGACCGACATGCTGATGCCGTGGACCCGGGCCCTGCTCATCATGCTGAGAGCAGTGCGGATCGGCACGCTGACCGTGCATGCACCCAACGGCGAGAGCTATCGCTTCGAGGGCAGCGATAGTGGGCCACGTGCGGAAGTCAGGCTTTCCTCCGACGATGTGAGCCGCAAACTCCTGCTCGGCGGCGACGTCCGCTTCGGCGAGGCCTACATGGAGGGCGGCTGGGATACCCCTGATCTCCCCGCCCTGATCGAATTCGGCGCGCAGAACCAGCGCGCGCTGTCCCGTGCCATCGACGGCACCCGCATCGGACGTATCTTCAAATCGCTGCAGCATTTCGCGAACCGCAACACGAAGCGCGGCAGCCGGCGCAACATCGCGCACCATTACGACATCGGAAACGCCTTCTACGGCAAATGGCTCGATCCGAGCATGACCTATTCCGCAGCGGTGTTCGAGCCGGGCGAGGACGAGCTGGAACCGGCGCAACGGCGCAAGTACCGGCGGATCGCGAACATGCTGCGCCTCGAACCCGGCCAGACCGTGCTGGAGATCGGTTGCGGCTGGGGTGGTTTCGCCTCGGTCGCGGCGCGGGAATACGGCGCGCGGGTCGTCGGCCTCACGCTTTCCGAGGAACAGCACGACTACGCCATCGAACGGGCAAAACGCGAGGGCATCGCGGACAAGGTCTCGATCCAGCTTTGCGACTACCGCGACGTGGACGGACGTTTCGACCATATCGCCTCGATCGAGATGTTCGAGGCGGTCGGAGAGAAATACTGGCCGACCTTCTTCGATCAGGTCCGGGCGCGTCTGACCGATACCGGTCACGCCGCGATGCAGATCATCACCATCGACGACGAGGGCTTCGAGACCTATCGGCGAAACCCGGACTTCATCCAGAAATACATCTTCCCCGGCGGCATGCTGCCGTCGGTCGGCAAACTGACCGAGCATTTCCATGCCTCGGGACTTGAATGCTTCGCCAATGACGGCTTCGGCAGCCACTACGCACGCACTCTCGCAATATGGCGGGAGCGCTTCCACGCGCGGTGGCACGAGATCGCCCCGCTCGGCTTCGACGAACGCTTCCGGCGGATGTGGGACTATTACCTCTGCTACTGCGAGGGCGGCTTCCGTGCCGGACATATCGATGTCCGGCAGATCGCGCTGAAGCACGCGTGA